A genomic region of Phenylobacterium parvum contains the following coding sequences:
- a CDS encoding NAD-dependent epimerase/dehydratase family protein — MAPIPKRGTVAVTGAAGFLGGWTVQLLLDRGYRVRACVRDVDAPKRTAFLKAMPGYASGRLTLHAADLDQDGCYDEIFRGCHGVAHIAHVSTYDDPAYVARVCDHIIRSVEASGSVTRVVLTSSIAAVISEADIFEVARRPVFYEDRYPDESNPKRTPDRGQGYSMGKLHAERAFADAAESSGRWDAITCCPGDNVGPILSAHQKDMGPWQHNIETMLLGKYFQNGAYRPWMTVDVRDDALAHIGLLESTEVANGERFIAWSTDMRKVEDICADIDRLLPEIGHDTPQVTDPFPERIQAREAELRAVWALADLRNDRIRAVTGIEFRPLDDSIRDCVESLLSVAGVVPKVRAGFSRP, encoded by the coding sequence ATGGCGCCCATTCCGAAGCGCGGGACCGTAGCCGTTACCGGGGCGGCGGGATTCCTGGGCGGCTGGACCGTCCAGCTGCTTCTTGACCGCGGCTACCGGGTCCGGGCCTGCGTCCGCGACGTGGACGCCCCCAAGCGGACCGCCTTCCTCAAGGCCATGCCGGGATATGCCTCCGGCCGGCTGACCCTGCACGCCGCCGACCTCGACCAGGACGGCTGCTACGACGAGATCTTCCGGGGCTGCCACGGGGTGGCCCACATCGCCCACGTCAGCACCTACGACGATCCGGCCTACGTCGCCCGGGTCTGCGACCACATCATCCGTAGCGTCGAGGCTTCAGGCTCGGTCACCCGCGTGGTCCTGACCTCGTCGATCGCCGCCGTGATCTCGGAGGCCGACATCTTCGAGGTGGCCCGGCGACCGGTCTTCTACGAGGACCGCTATCCGGATGAGTCCAACCCCAAGCGGACCCCGGATCGTGGGCAGGGCTATTCCATGGGCAAGCTCCATGCGGAGCGGGCCTTCGCTGACGCGGCCGAGTCCAGCGGCCGCTGGGACGCCATCACCTGCTGCCCCGGGGACAATGTCGGCCCCATCCTGTCCGCCCACCAGAAGGACATGGGCCCTTGGCAGCACAACATCGAGACCATGCTTCTGGGCAAGTACTTCCAGAACGGAGCCTACCGTCCCTGGATGACGGTCGACGTCCGCGACGACGCCCTGGCCCACATTGGCCTTTTGGAGAGCACCGAGGTCGCCAATGGCGAGCGGTTCATCGCCTGGTCCACCGACATGCGGAAGGTCGAGGACATCTGCGCCGACATCGACCGCCTCCTGCCGGAGATCGGCCACGATACGCCCCAGGTCACAGATCCCTTCCCCGAACGCATCCAGGCCCGGGAGGCGGAACTGCGCGCGGTCTGGGCCCTGGCCGACCTGCGAAATGACCGGATTCGCGCCGTGACGGGGATCGAGTTCCGCCCCCTGGACGACTCCATCCGGGACTGCGTGGAAAGCCTCCTGTCGGTGGCCGGCGTCGTGCCCAAGGTCCGCGCAGGATTCTCAAGACCCTGA
- a CDS encoding beta strand repeat-containing protein, translating into MITSTVAYNLAGNALANRLTGNAAANRLDGGAGADTLNGAGGADTLAGGAGDDLYVVLGATNVIVETAGEGIDTANVAIAASGGGWTLPSFLENAQITSTVAFSLTGNSLDNVLTGNFMANTLSGGAGADTLAGGAGDDVYLVDSASDLIVEASGAGTDLVRVGITQAGASFTLAANVENAEATGGVALALTGNALANRLTGTASADTLVGDLGADTLVGAGGADSLVGGAGNDLYLVDSLSDQVAESAGGGTDTVQLSVATAGGAYTLGAEVENVVLISTVAFNLTGNGLANSLTGNLAANVLDGGAGADTLSGGAGNDTYMADSTGDLVVEGFGEGWDHVAIGIGTAGGTYNLGGNVESATLVSAVAFNINGNSIANVLTGNAAANRLDGGAGSDTLTGGAGDDTYVVDSIGDTLVEAAGGGVDLAEVGINLTGGSWTLPDQVENARLLGNLAFSLNGNGLANVLTGNAAANTLSGGAGADTLVGGAGDDVYVIDSLSDSVVEAAGAGIDQVRVAVTSAGGTYVLAANVENAILVNTVAHDLTGNGLANVLTGNALANRLDGGDGGDTLTGGGGADTLVGGAGDDVYVLDDALDQVVEAAGAGVDTIQFLLSTTGATFTLGAEIENGTLMSTGLVNLAGNAVANLLTGGGGSNLITGGGGADTISGGTGDDTLSGGTGTDRLTGGAGYDVFRFDSLPDAGADLITDFAVGVDKIHLSRAVFAGLAGAAAGPLGLGLFWSGAGVTAAHDADDRLVYDTTTGTLYYDPDGLGGAAAIALATFGTAKPILSAGDFILAA; encoded by the coding sequence ATGATCACCAGCACGGTCGCCTACAACCTGGCCGGCAACGCCCTGGCCAACCGTCTCACCGGCAATGCCGCCGCCAACCGGCTGGACGGCGGGGCCGGTGCGGACACCCTGAATGGCGCCGGGGGCGCCGACACCTTGGCGGGCGGGGCCGGCGACGACCTCTACGTGGTCCTCGGTGCGACGAACGTCATTGTCGAGACTGCAGGCGAGGGAATCGACACCGCCAATGTGGCGATCGCAGCCTCGGGCGGCGGCTGGACCCTGCCGTCCTTCCTTGAGAACGCGCAGATCACCTCCACGGTGGCCTTCAGCCTGACCGGCAACAGCCTCGACAATGTCCTGACGGGCAACTTCATGGCCAACACCCTGTCGGGCGGTGCAGGCGCCGACACCCTGGCCGGCGGCGCGGGCGATGACGTCTACCTGGTGGACAGCGCCTCCGACCTGATCGTCGAGGCCTCGGGCGCCGGTACGGACCTTGTCCGCGTCGGCATCACCCAGGCCGGCGCCAGCTTCACCCTGGCCGCCAATGTCGAGAACGCCGAGGCGACCGGCGGGGTCGCCCTCGCACTCACCGGGAACGCCCTCGCCAACCGCCTGACGGGCACTGCATCCGCCGACACCCTGGTGGGTGACCTTGGCGCGGACACCCTGGTGGGCGCCGGTGGCGCGGATTCCCTGGTCGGAGGCGCCGGCAATGATCTCTACCTGGTCGATTCCCTCTCCGACCAGGTGGCGGAGTCGGCGGGGGGCGGGACAGATACGGTCCAGCTCTCCGTCGCGACCGCCGGCGGCGCCTACACCCTCGGGGCCGAGGTCGAGAACGTCGTGCTGATCAGCACGGTGGCGTTCAACCTGACGGGCAACGGCCTCGCCAACAGCCTGACGGGCAATCTCGCCGCCAACGTCCTGGACGGCGGCGCCGGCGCAGATACCCTGTCGGGCGGCGCCGGAAATGACACCTACATGGCGGACTCCACGGGGGACCTGGTCGTCGAGGGCTTCGGCGAGGGGTGGGACCACGTCGCCATCGGCATCGGCACGGCGGGTGGAACCTACAATCTTGGCGGCAATGTCGAGAGCGCGACCTTGGTCTCGGCCGTCGCCTTCAACATCAACGGCAACAGCATCGCCAACGTGCTGACCGGCAATGCCGCCGCCAACCGGCTGGATGGCGGTGCGGGTTCCGACACCCTCACCGGGGGGGCGGGGGACGACACCTACGTCGTCGACTCCATCGGCGACACCCTGGTCGAGGCCGCCGGGGGCGGCGTGGACCTGGCCGAGGTCGGCATCAACCTCACCGGCGGAAGCTGGACCCTGCCTGACCAGGTTGAGAACGCCCGGCTCCTGGGCAACCTCGCCTTCAGCCTGAACGGCAACGGACTCGCCAATGTCCTGACGGGCAATGCGGCCGCCAACACCCTGTCTGGCGGCGCCGGGGCCGACACCCTCGTCGGCGGCGCCGGCGACGACGTCTACGTAATCGACAGTCTTTCGGACTCCGTTGTGGAGGCTGCAGGCGCCGGCATTGACCAGGTGCGAGTGGCCGTCACGAGCGCCGGGGGAACCTATGTCCTGGCCGCCAATGTCGAGAACGCCATCCTGGTGAACACCGTCGCCCATGACCTGACCGGCAACGGCCTCGCCAATGTCCTGACCGGTAACGCCCTCGCGAACCGGCTCGATGGCGGCGATGGCGGCGACACCCTCACGGGCGGCGGCGGGGCCGACACCCTGGTCGGCGGCGCCGGCGATGACGTCTATGTCCTGGACGACGCCCTGGACCAGGTGGTCGAGGCGGCGGGCGCCGGCGTGGACACGATCCAGTTCCTGCTGTCGACCACTGGGGCGACCTTCACCCTGGGCGCGGAGATCGAGAACGGGACCCTGATGTCCACCGGGCTCGTGAACCTGGCCGGCAACGCCGTCGCCAACCTTCTGACCGGTGGCGGGGGCTCCAACCTGATCACCGGCGGCGGCGGGGCGGATACAATCTCGGGGGGGACGGGCGACGACACCCTGTCGGGCGGGACGGGTACGGACCGGCTGACCGGCGGCGCCGGCTACGACGTCTTCCGTTTCGACAGCCTGCCGGACGCCGGCGCCGACCTCATCACCGACTTCGCCGTCGGCGTGGACAAGATCCATCTCAGCAGGGCGGTCTTCGCCGGCCTGGCCGGTGCGGCGGCGGGCCCCCTGGGCCTGGGCCTCTTCTGGTCGGGCGCAGGGGTCACGGCTGCACATGACGCCGACGACCGCCTCGTCTACGACACCACCACGGGGACGCTCTACTACGACCCCGACGGCCTGGGCGGCGCCGCGGCCATCGCCCTGGCGACTTTCGGGACGGCGAAACCCATCCTGTCAGCTGGCGACTTCATTCTCGCCGCCTGA
- a CDS encoding group II truncated hemoglobin, with the protein MTDAPTDAPTDAPAASAAPVVTPFELMGGEAGVRRLVDAFYDLMDSDPDAQGVRGLHGEDLSVSRDRLADWLSGWLGGPQVFHARHPGRPCLMSAHHAFDIGPLETRQWLSCMRRALKDSGAPHPLQGAMLLAFGRMSQGMRRR; encoded by the coding sequence ATGACCGACGCCCCGACTGACGCCCCGACTGACGCCCCGGCCGCCTCCGCCGCCCCTGTCGTCACGCCCTTCGAGTTGATGGGAGGCGAGGCGGGCGTCCGTCGTCTGGTCGACGCCTTCTACGACCTGATGGACTCCGACCCCGATGCGCAGGGCGTCCGCGGCCTGCACGGCGAGGACCTTTCCGTCTCTCGCGATCGCCTCGCCGACTGGCTCAGCGGATGGCTGGGAGGGCCCCAGGTCTTCCACGCCCGGCATCCCGGCCGCCCCTGCCTGATGTCGGCCCATCACGCCTTCGACATCGGCCCCCTGGAGACCCGCCAGTGGCTCTCCTGCATGCGCCGCGCCCTCAAGGACTCCGGGGCGCCCCACCCCCTGCAGGGGGCCATGCTCCTCGCCTTTGGGCGGATGTCGCAGGGAATGCGCCGCCGGTAG
- a CDS encoding SDR family NAD(P)-dependent oxidoreductase produces MSAPGPHILVTGSTRGIGVAVTQVLASRGVRVVGHGRTAGDAILAEDLSAPGAGARLWESALERLDGRIDVLVNNAGVFEPAPIELPDAEWEAAWDRTLQVNLRAAADLSRLAVRHFLDRPEGGRIVNVASRAAYRGDSPQHWHYAASKAGMVAMTKSIARGYAARGVLAFAVCPGFTMTGMAEDYLASRGGPGLLADIPLGRVADPGEVATAVAFLALEAPASMTGAVLDINGASYVR; encoded by the coding sequence ATGAGCGCTCCCGGTCCCCACATCCTCGTCACTGGCTCCACCCGGGGCATAGGGGTCGCCGTGACCCAGGTCCTGGCCTCCCGGGGCGTCCGTGTCGTCGGTCATGGCCGGACCGCCGGCGACGCCATCCTGGCGGAAGACCTCTCGGCCCCCGGAGCCGGCGCCCGCCTGTGGGAGTCGGCCCTGGAGCGCCTCGACGGTCGCATCGACGTCCTCGTCAACAACGCCGGGGTCTTTGAGCCGGCGCCGATCGAACTGCCGGATGCGGAGTGGGAGGCGGCCTGGGACCGGACCCTTCAGGTCAACCTTCGCGCGGCGGCGGACCTCTCGCGCCTCGCCGTCCGCCACTTCCTCGACCGGCCCGAGGGCGGGCGGATCGTCAATGTCGCCAGCCGGGCGGCCTATCGGGGCGACTCTCCCCAGCACTGGCACTACGCCGCCTCCAAGGCCGGCATGGTGGCCATGACCAAGTCCATCGCCCGGGGCTACGCGGCCCGTGGCGTGCTGGCGTTTGCAGTCTGTCCGGGGTTCACGATGACCGGCATGGCCGAGGATTATCTCGCCAGTCGTGGCGGCCCGGGCCTGCTGGCCGACATTCCCCTTGGGCGAGTGGCCGACCCGGGGGAGGTGGCCACCGCCGTCGCCTTCCTCGCCCTGGAGGCGCCGGCGTCCATGACGGGCGCCGTCCTCGACATCAATGGCGCCAGCTACGTGCGCTGA
- a CDS encoding glutamate synthase subunit beta — MGKPTGFLEVARRDRDYQPPQERLRNYREFVNPLPTQELVAQASRCMDCGIPFCHNGCPVNNQIPDFNNLVYREQWKAALDNLLSTNNFPEFTGRICPAPCEASCTLNIQDTPVTIKTIECQIIDRGWEEGWITPHMAPRGTGKRVAVVGSGPAGLACAQQLARAGHAVTVFEKSDRIGGLLRYGIPDFKMEKHLIDRRVAQMEAEGVIFRTSFEVGVNVSVQRLMDDYEVLVMAGGAEAPRDLAIEGRELGGIHFAMDFLTQQNKRVAGDDELRAAPTGAISATGKHVVVIGGGDTGSDCIGTSNRHGAATVTQLEIMPQPPERENKAMTWPDWPLRLRTSSSHQEGCEREFAVATKRAIGSNGRIEALECVRLEWVAGPDGRQQMQEVAGSEFQLKADLVLLAMGFVGPRKSGFTEQAGVEFDVRGAVRADTVSYQTSTPGIFSCGDMRRGQSLVVWAIREGRQCAHAVDAFLMGTSRLPR, encoded by the coding sequence ATGGGAAAGCCGACCGGTTTCCTGGAGGTCGCCCGCCGCGACCGCGACTACCAGCCGCCCCAGGAGCGGCTCCGCAACTATCGCGAGTTCGTCAATCCGCTTCCGACCCAGGAGCTGGTCGCACAGGCTTCGCGCTGCATGGATTGCGGGATTCCGTTCTGTCACAACGGCTGCCCGGTGAACAACCAGATCCCGGACTTCAACAACCTCGTCTACCGCGAGCAGTGGAAGGCCGCCCTGGACAACCTGCTGTCCACCAACAACTTCCCGGAGTTCACCGGCCGCATCTGCCCCGCCCCCTGCGAGGCCTCGTGCACCCTGAACATCCAGGACACGCCGGTCACCATCAAGACGATCGAGTGCCAGATCATCGACCGCGGCTGGGAAGAGGGCTGGATCACGCCGCACATGGCCCCGCGCGGCACGGGCAAGCGGGTGGCGGTGGTCGGCTCGGGCCCGGCGGGCCTGGCCTGCGCCCAGCAGCTGGCCCGCGCCGGCCACGCGGTGACGGTGTTCGAGAAGAGCGACCGGATCGGCGGACTGCTGCGCTACGGCATTCCCGACTTCAAGATGGAGAAGCACCTCATCGACCGGCGCGTCGCCCAGATGGAGGCGGAGGGCGTGATCTTCCGCACCAGCTTCGAGGTCGGGGTGAACGTCTCGGTCCAGCGCCTGATGGACGACTATGAGGTCCTGGTCATGGCCGGCGGCGCAGAGGCGCCCCGCGACCTGGCGATCGAGGGCCGCGAGCTGGGCGGCATCCACTTCGCCATGGACTTCCTGACCCAGCAGAACAAGCGCGTAGCCGGCGATGATGAGCTGCGCGCCGCGCCCACCGGCGCCATTTCCGCCACGGGCAAGCACGTGGTGGTGATCGGCGGCGGCGACACGGGTTCCGACTGCATCGGCACCTCCAACCGGCACGGCGCCGCCACGGTGACCCAGCTGGAGATCATGCCGCAGCCGCCGGAGCGCGAGAACAAGGCCATGACCTGGCCGGACTGGCCCCTGCGCCTGCGCACCTCCTCCAGCCACCAGGAAGGTTGCGAACGCGAGTTCGCCGTCGCCACCAAGCGCGCCATTGGCTCCAACGGCCGGATCGAAGCCCTGGAGTGCGTGCGCCTGGAGTGGGTCGCGGGCCCCGACGGCCGCCAGCAAATGCAGGAGGTCGCGGGCAGCGAATTCCAGCTGAAGGCGGACCTGGTGCTGCTTGCCATGGGCTTTGTCGGCCCCCGGAAGTCCGGGTTCACCGAGCAGGCGGGGGTCGAGTTCGACGTCCGCGGCGCGGTGCGGGCCGATACGGTGTCCTACCAGACCTCGACGCCCGGGATCTTCTCGTGCGGCGACATGCGGCGCGGTCAGTCCCTGGTGGTCTGGGCGATCCGCGAGGGCCGGCAGTGCGCGCACGCCGTGGACGCCTTCCTGATGGGGACCTCGCGCCTCCCGCGCTGA
- a CDS encoding M10 family metallopeptidase, with protein sequence MALETTQGATGDAQVDGLLSGYKWTGVISFSFPDSASDYPAYPNPAAVQYFSSVSALQRQAAINAFNLVASYTNAQFVNNGTDISDMRIGQTSDPGTGTAYAYYPIASVGGVGGDVWFGVQYDYRNALPGNYAYATMLHEIGHALGLKHPHEVGGPARIALPGSRDALEFTLMSYRSFPGGPMTGYTNGPVDFPTTYMMNDIAALQAMYGADFTTQSGDTVYAWSPTTGAMTLNGALQGAPAGNRIFMTVWDGGGRDTYDFSAYTTSLRVDLNPGASSSLSAAQTANLGYGRVAQGNVYNAYQYASDPRSLIENAIGGSGADSLLGNSADNLLEGRGGADTLAGGAGADTLSGGDGDDLYLVDGAADLVTEAAGGGTDTINVAIAVANGSYTLGAEVENGTLVSTVAFTLNGNAVANRLTGNAAANILNGGAGNDTLVGGGGIDTLAGGSGDDVYVVDTGADRVTELAGEGTDLVQVAVNLSGGTWNLGDNLENAEIVSTLAYNLTGNALNNRLTGNAAINRLDGGAGADTLVGGGGNDIYTIDSLSDSVVEVAGGGTDLVQVAITTAGGPGPLRPRSRRR encoded by the coding sequence GTGGCGTTAGAGACGACTCAGGGAGCCACGGGCGACGCCCAGGTCGATGGTCTCCTGTCCGGTTACAAGTGGACCGGGGTGATCAGCTTCAGCTTCCCGGACTCTGCGTCTGACTATCCGGCTTATCCCAATCCTGCCGCCGTCCAGTACTTCAGCTCCGTCAGCGCCCTGCAGAGGCAGGCCGCGATCAACGCCTTCAACCTGGTCGCCAGCTATACCAACGCCCAGTTCGTCAACAACGGGACGGACATCTCGGACATGCGGATCGGCCAGACCTCCGATCCGGGAACGGGCACGGCCTACGCCTACTACCCGATCGCCAGCGTCGGCGGTGTCGGCGGGGATGTCTGGTTCGGCGTCCAGTACGACTACCGGAACGCCCTGCCCGGGAACTACGCCTACGCCACCATGCTTCACGAGATCGGCCACGCCCTGGGCCTGAAGCATCCCCATGAGGTGGGCGGGCCCGCGCGCATCGCCCTGCCGGGCAGCCGGGACGCGCTTGAGTTCACCCTCATGAGCTACCGCAGTTTTCCCGGCGGTCCCATGACCGGCTACACGAACGGACCTGTCGATTTCCCGACCACCTACATGATGAACGACATCGCCGCACTCCAGGCGATGTACGGCGCGGACTTCACCACCCAGTCGGGCGACACGGTCTATGCCTGGTCGCCGACGACCGGCGCGATGACCCTGAACGGGGCCCTGCAGGGCGCACCGGCTGGCAATCGCATCTTCATGACGGTCTGGGACGGAGGCGGCCGCGACACCTACGACTTCTCGGCCTACACCACCTCCCTCCGGGTTGACCTGAACCCAGGGGCCAGTTCCTCCCTGTCAGCCGCCCAGACCGCCAACCTCGGCTATGGCCGGGTGGCCCAGGGCAATGTCTACAACGCCTATCAGTACGCCAGTGACCCCCGCTCCCTGATCGAGAACGCCATCGGCGGCTCTGGGGCGGACTCCCTCCTGGGGAACAGCGCCGACAACCTCCTGGAAGGCCGCGGTGGGGCCGACACCCTTGCAGGCGGCGCCGGGGCAGACACACTGTCCGGAGGCGATGGGGACGATCTCTATCTCGTCGATGGGGCTGCCGACCTCGTGACCGAGGCCGCGGGCGGTGGAACGGACACCATCAATGTCGCCATCGCCGTCGCGAACGGAAGCTACACCCTGGGCGCCGAGGTGGAGAACGGGACCCTGGTCAGCACCGTCGCCTTCACCCTGAACGGCAACGCTGTCGCCAACCGGCTGACCGGCAACGCCGCCGCCAACATCCTGAACGGCGGCGCCGGGAACGACACCCTGGTCGGAGGCGGGGGGATCGACACCCTGGCTGGCGGCTCAGGCGACGACGTCTACGTGGTGGACACCGGGGCCGACAGGGTCACCGAACTGGCCGGCGAGGGGACGGACCTGGTCCAGGTGGCGGTCAACCTGAGCGGCGGGACCTGGAACCTGGGCGACAATCTCGAGAACGCCGAGATCGTCTCGACCCTCGCCTACAACCTGACCGGAAACGCCCTCAACAACCGCCTGACCGGTAACGCCGCCATCAACCGCCTGGACGGGGGCGCCGGTGCGGACACCCTGGTCGGGGGCGGCGGCAACGACATCTACACCATCGACTCCCTCTCCGATTCCGTCGTCGAGGTTGCGGGGGGTGGGACCGACCTCGTGCAGGTCGCCATCACCACGGCGGGGGGACCTGGACCCTTGCGGCCGAGGTCGAGGAGGCGATGA
- a CDS encoding DUF2834 domain-containing protein: MQSRRLALVYLVLGLAGLALTWSQNLAYFGPAAAGGFADFLRGTVANPGARSIAFDILIVGWTASIWMVIEGRRRRMKFVWLYPVLGWTVAMAFAVPLFLAVRELALRTPPEIEGRPGLIDGLGLGLVSAFALVLLVLGVRAAGLI, from the coding sequence ATGCAAAGCCGTCGCCTCGCCCTGGTCTATCTGGTCCTTGGCCTTGCGGGCCTCGCCCTGACCTGGAGCCAGAACCTCGCCTATTTCGGTCCGGCCGCCGCTGGCGGGTTTGCCGATTTCCTGCGCGGTACGGTGGCCAACCCCGGCGCGCGCTCCATCGCCTTCGACATCCTGATCGTCGGGTGGACGGCCTCCATCTGGATGGTCATCGAAGGTCGCCGCCGCCGGATGAAGTTTGTCTGGCTCTACCCCGTCCTGGGCTGGACCGTGGCCATGGCCTTCGCGGTTCCCCTCTTCCTCGCCGTCCGGGAACTGGCGCTGCGTACGCCGCCGGAGATCGAGGGTCGCCCGGGCCTGATCGATGGCCTGGGGCTTGGTCTGGTGTCGGCCTTCGCTCTCGTCCTTCTCGTCCTCGGTGTCCGCGCCGCCGGACTGATTTGA